In the genome of Xiphias gladius isolate SHS-SW01 ecotype Sanya breed wild chromosome 1, ASM1685928v1, whole genome shotgun sequence, the window gctctcgctctccatcacacacacagcgtgcagttttattaaaaagctTGGTCGGAGATAAGGTCACGCAGATCCCTGTGTCTGCTGCAGGGGGAGGTGGGCAGCGGAATAAGGCGATTACAGGGTTGTAAACCTACCTTCAGATCGTCTGCCGGGGCATTTCAAGCAAGTCAGCCCTGAGAGGGATGCACGTTGGCCGACAGTCCCGCTCCTCAGCAGTAGAATATCCTCCGCGCTGAGGGAAATTTCCAAGGGGCCGGACGGTGTGTGAGCAGCACTAGCGccgctgtgcgtgtgtgcgtgtgcgtaaAGTaagtgcgtgtgtatgtgtgtaaatgggGAGGGGGGAGATAATCCTACGGTGGGGCAAAGAGGAAATGCGTCATTATTAATGGCCCACACGCTTTGTAGTCCATTTATCCATCTCCATGTCAACAGGGACTACAAATGGGTCTGAATTAAGGgatatttattaatatatacatttcttattttcatatgtAGGAAATTTTCTCCACACCTGGACAGATTCTcagcagcagtttttatttttattaataggCATAAAGGTCGGTAGTGGACACCCATGTTGAATGTGGCTGATCAGTAAATGTACTAGGAGCTTTggtttcaaaaaaaagaaaagaaaagaaaagaaaaaaacaaggagaaTCCCTTGTGAAAGGCATCCAAACATCACCATCTGCTCAAATATTTGTGTGGAAGTTCAgaaatagtttattttattgtaggCTGGGTGGTGAGGAGCCATTGACCTCAAACCAGCCATCATTTGCTTTACCACACTAATCCCATTTTCCgaaatgcattttaaaggaGTATTCCAGCAATTTACTATCAAACTTCCCTAAAGGTGCGGGACCCCCTCCTGACTTGTTTTAGGGCATATAGAAATACTCTGCGTGGAATTAGAATTAGTGTCTGATGTGGGTTTTCCACTGAAAAGTTCAAGTAACTGGTTAAAAATTTCCTAAAATTACATCTAGATCTTCTCCCTCACTGAAAAATCCACAATATGTGAATATGCAaaaattgtttgtttcaaaAGGTTATCTGCTGGACACAAAACATTTCTTGCCACACTTaaaaagtccattctcagtgcATGTCCACTGGAGGCTTCTAGTTTCCACATCACACGTTTGTAAGTTGCATATTGGACCACGATTGAGTTTCCGAACTAGTAGTCATGTCACAAAATCCTGCACATACTGCTCACATGTCAACTCAAATTTAGGGTGAGAACAGAGAAACTTTCTTTCCGTTTCAGAAGATAATTTTGAAAACAGGCTTCTaatgtcaaactctgcacacacaTCATCCTTCACAGTGAATATCTAACAACCAcgtaaagtaaaaatataagcaaaacataattttgagtTCAGGGggagtttgttgttttttttttaactaaaagaATTATCAAAATAACAGCAGTACAGGCCAAGACTTTTAGTACTAGCATGGATCAAGCTCCAAAAATTCTGGATCCTAcgtttcccatgatgcaacttcATAGCATCTTTAGACCAGCCCTGCTAGgtaaatgcccacatctttcaaCCCCCCACCAGATTCCACTTGTGGCTGTCCccaggaggagttatagttgttaataaataaattaattctgCTAACAACTACATTGTAATGTTTATAAACTGCtcagaaataataaatagaGGCAGTGTTACCATTTTTCTCAAACTTGTAAGatcctccagagccacagaaacattaaataaCTTCCACAGCCTGTATAGTACTTATTGTGATGAGTAAACTGACTGTCGTGTGTTATATCATTGCCCTTTAAGGCATAGATCTATGGTCTAAGATCATCTGAGCCTTAAGATCCTTTTAGGAAATGGGGCCTAGCAACTGCCTGGAAGTGGGACATTTGGTggaatatttaattatttgactttttctggGGTCAGTTGGGTTACAGCAggacaaaaatataaactgagGGATCAGTGGCAGTTGCTCCACGTGCTATAAGTGGACACTGGGTCCTTGTTGTCAGGGTTTAGTTGGGTGAAATGTGAACCTGAGGGTGGGGGGCAAAGCCTGAAGATGTTGACCCCAGCTGGAGCGGGACAATCACAGCTAAATTCCAGACATTCCGATGGAAGCCCCCTGTTACTGTCGGAGCCGTTAACACTGTCCTTCCATCTGCCTCACACTGAGGTCTGTCTGCTCCTATAATCTCTACACTTCCAGGAGCACTTCAGCACAGTTACATGACTGAGAGACAACGccctttcaaaataagagcacaCAAAATAACACCTACTTTACCAGATTCCGTAACACCAGGTATACAGGAAACTAGAATGGCACGAGGTaggcaaatgtcaaacaacatacatcgGACTTCagagacaaaattcaaattcatagtatGATGATCTTGCCCCATAAATTCAATGGGTTCTTCCCTTGCCCATGTCCCAGCCTTCCAACAGGTtcggtggaaaaaaaaaaaaccataacctccttggcggagatATTAAAGATGCCAAAGATTTTCTTCActttggcagattttttttgttgacacttATGCAGCTTCCTTTCAACAAGCACCCACAGGCATGAaagaagggtaaaaaaaaaaatcctttcaagCACAGCAGCGCAGCAGACCTACCACGTCAACAGCAGAGACATCAGGTTTTGCCCTGTATTCAACATGAATGGAGATTGATGATTACCGCTGTAGTTTGATTAAGTGTTTCTGTCCTGGAAACATGAAGGGATCCACTAAACCTTTCAGACACTAGCAGGTGGGCTTGTGACTATTAGACACTATAAGTGACCATTTGCCAAATTAATTGTACTGGacacaaagcacaaaaatcTGTACGTTTGGACCTATCAAGTGTGCAGGTAattaatataaaactaaaatctGACAAATGCCACCACCTTGTGGCTAAACACGTGGACTACACATCAGGGGGAAACTATTAATTGAAATTGAGGTAAAGATGATTTAAATAGATTTCCAAAGATTTCTAAAATAAATGGTACATTTACTTGGGAGTTTTCCACACAACAACATAAATTAATGTAGGACATactttaaaaattcttaaagtTGTGGGGGAAAATCCAGACAAAcctcttcagtgtttttatatatttagatacagtattttcagtcTAATTTGCCAGTGTTGGAGACACtgactgtagtttattttattacCATATCCTGAATGGTATTTAGTTAGAAGTTGTTAAAAAAGGTTGTATTTGAAAAGGTCAACAGCAGTGCGTCTTTCAATAACCTACAGTGATCAAATTACTTTGTTGTGCACTTTCACTGAGAATCACTTTACACCCACCAACCAGGTGTTTGCATccaaaagaagccaaaatatAGCCAACACACCTTTGAAAACAGAGTTAtgctacaaaaaaaactaaataaataaaaaaaatttaaaatcatgtttatgCTATGAAGAAATTGGCTggtacatttttcaaacatcaaacatttacatattgCTCAATAAAATTGCTGAGgtgaataaaacaaagtgaGAGAATGTGCAGTCAGATTTTACTTTGAATTGAAAGCATTAACACACATGCTGCATGagatgccagaaaaaaaataatgagaatatGTAAGTCTGAACAAGTAACTGCTGAGCAAAATcatttatacaaacaaacatttaaattagaaaatttCTGAGAAGATGGCAAACTTACATTACAGCACACTGTTTTGAGCAATCAGTGCTTATCTTGCTTACCATTTCTGCTTAAAAtcattttgtacatttagtGTGTCACCacaacattacacacacacacacacacacacacacacacacacacacacacacacacacacacagcaagaaaTTTCAGAGGCAGGTTTTCCACTTAGACACATCCCAGACACATCTTCTACTCCTGTGCCTCCACTACTTTGGGTTTTGGCTCATGTATATCAGATTCCATCCCCGGCAAACTAGTTCTCCTACGTGCAGCAGTCTCAATCTTCTGCACCAGCTCCACATCCCAGGGATGAGTGACCAAGCTGAGCACCTCCCCGTCCTCCACCCCTCCCGCTCTCCCCACTCTCCCTGCCCTGTGGATGTAGTCCGTGTGGGATTCTGGGAAGTCATAGTTGACAACCAAGCGCACACCGGATGTGTCCAGGCCACGAGAGGCAATGTCTGTGCAAATCAGCACATCCACCATGCCCTTCTGGAAGGAGTGGAAGATTCCTGCACGCACAGTAGCAGGCATCTCCCCTTGCAGACGTGAATGCTGAACGCCCATCTCTTCCAGCGAGTACCCCAACCAGTTGACGGTGGCAGACTTGTTGCAGAACACCAGCACAgaacccccccccttttcttgTTGGAGCAGCTTCAGCTTTTGGTGGAGCTCCAGGATTTTCTCAGAACCCTTTACCTTCAGGAAGGTCTGCTTGACATGTGGCATGAGGAAGTGCAGCATCTTACTCTTGATGACCACCATGCTGCCAAGGTCTGTCACCTGGCTGAGCACTTCCCCGACACCACCAGGGAAGGTGGCCCCCACCACCAGCAACTGGGCTTTACGGCCAGGGCCCCGTGTTTGCTTGGGATTACTAGCAATGTTTGTGTGGTGCAGGATGCTCTCCAGCATGTCAGAAAAGCTGGGGTCGAACATAGTGTCGGCCTCGTCTACAACAAAGAAGCTCAGCTCATCTAAGTCCAGGCAACGTCTCCGCAGGGCCTTGACCAGAGCGCCTGGTGTAGCCACTAAAATATCTGGATGATTCCTCTTGAAGACCATCTTGATGTGTCCTACACCTCGCCCACCACCCACAGTCCGTGTCAGCAAGCCAAATGGAGCACACAGCGTCCGGGACACAGAGGCCACTTGCTCAGCCAGCTCTCTGGAAGGCACGAGAACCAAAGTCTGAATTTTGCGTGAGCTCCCAGCGTACATCTGTGATTCCTTGTCAGCCTGCAGTCTGTGAACAATAGGCAGGAGGTAACTCAGAGTTTTCCCACTGCCCGTCTCTGCCGCGCAAAGAATATTGTGACCTTTCATGACCTTTGGGATGGTCTGCAGCTGTACAGTGGTGGGATGGGTAATGTTGATTCTGTCCAAAACTTCCACCAGCTCCTTGCAAATGTGGAGGTTCATAAAGGTCACTGATGTTTTCTGTTCAACTTCCTCGTCCTGCTTTTGCGTTACATAGGGTGCAACAGTCTTGATGTTGTTGATGGTGAAATAGTCACCGAATGACTTGTTATGTTTCCATCCTTTCGAGCAGAGACTGGGCTGCTCGAACTTCCCAAGTATGTATCCCGCAGACTGGTTCAGATCGGGGTTCTTGCTCTGGATCAGGAGTTTTCCAGCTCTGATGGTGTTGATCTTGTTTTTGCCCCGAGTCTGCTTCACGTTTTCGACGCGCTTCAGCACGTAGCGAGGAACACGAATAACCGCGGTCCCTGGCGTGGCTGCTGACTGACAAAAGCGAGTCTTGCTGACAGAACAATTGACACGACAGCGAGCCGATGATATTTTAACAAACTGAGGACAGTACATCCTACTTGAGCAGAGAGCTCTGGACGTAACCAAAGCCAAAAAACCGACCTTCACAGACTGCATTTTGGTGCTTCACCGGCTCGCCAGCAGCTGCGATTCAACTGATATGAATAAAGACGCAAATGAACGACTGGCGACATGGAGGTGAAGCCAGTTTAGTGCAATTGGAATCTCTCAAAATCGTTCtaaatgtcaaaagaaaaaaaaaaccaaaacaccgTCAATCTGTTAGCATCTCGTCCCACTTGTTAGCGATGTTGCCATGCGTTCTTGGCGAGTGTGGATGATGTCAAGTGGGCGTGGAGTAAAGACGTGCTTAGAAATGCGACATGTAGATTTGACATATATTTTCAATCCAAATTGGCTGCATATACAGATACGAAActataaacataaatgtaaaagaaacaaagaatatCCAAACGTGGGGAATATTAATACttgaattaaacaaattaaataaacataaatgtagCATACAAACAAAGTTTAGAAAGCCTTTTTGTTAATATTAGATTTGATAATCCTAATGTAATGTTTCCTGATAAAAACTGAGAGGAGAGTTTTTGTTTCAGAGAATtcacatgtatgtatattttatttagcCAATAGTATACACTcacttgtcagtttattaggtacactaagctaaaactaatgcagtcgattacaacagtcctgtaataaatcctatcttcatgaaggttataatgttcagtttttgctgaaactcttttagagaggtgttgttTCAACTGTATCATCAGCTCATCATCAACTGTAATGATCAGTATCAACTGATCATTTTGTAGGCTGcagtttgttgtgctgttgtaTTGTGTTAAACAGACAGGTGTTTCTAGTATTTTGTCTACTCCAATTATGTTTCTAGTATTTTGTCTACTCCAATTATATCAGTCAGAGTAggctaaataaaataaacacctgtctgtataacTCAACACAGtacaacagcaccacaaactacatcttccaaaatgatcaaacagTTGAACTTctcaaacagtttcaacaaaacctgaacattataacGTTCATGacgggaggatttattgcaggccttTTGGATTGGGcttcattagttttagctgtATGTACGTAATAAACTGACAAGTAAGTGTAATTAGGTTTTACAAGGCATGGTAATTAATAACAGCatatatagataaataactttatctttaaaaatgaagtaaatatatacattttcaacAGCGAAGCAATTTGCCTTCACCAGACAAGTGTCCTTTTCTGACCAGAgcactgtgttttattattgaaGTGTTGTACATTGTATGCCCATTCGAACAGTAAATCGATCAGCTGATTGCTGGCATAGGGAATCAGCACTGCCTGCAGTACAGTAATGACAGAGATTGTAATAGACCAGAGAAGGGTGAGAAAAAGCATTGTCATTGACACAACGGTGAATGTCAATAACACTCCACATGACTCTGAGTTCTGGCCAACAGCAAAAGATGAGCCAAAGACActatgatgcaaaaaaaaaaaaccctaacaaaaaaaataaaaacccatttgTATTAATCTGAAAATTGTGGCATTGCTAAATGTAGCAGGTCTACATTTTCTCTGATGATTAGTATGAGGCTTATTCATCCGTCCAGTCATGTCTATGCTTGACTACTTAAACGCTCAAGACAGGCATACTTTTTGCTTGTGCATGATGGGGTTCTCAGAGGGATAATCCAGTGTTGCTGCTTTGCCACTGGAAAGTATCAACCAATAAAATGGAGACTAATCTCACCAGGCATGCATCCAGAGAGGGTCCAAAGGGGGGACAAGTCTTTGCTGTTTATGCCCATTTCTTTCCAGTTGCTTGATGggaatgttttcattcatttcttttggttcacacatttttatcttCCCATCATATTAATTACTTTAAAGGACAGTCGTGTTTATATCCGTCATTAACAAAATCAACTCACTCCATCAGCGATGCTGTCAAATCGCACATTGATCGTACA includes:
- the ddx28 gene encoding probable ATP-dependent RNA helicase DDX28; protein product: MQSVKVGFLALVTSRALCSSRMYCPQFVKISSARCRVNCSVSKTRFCQSAATPGTAVIRVPRYVLKRVENVKQTRGKNKINTIRAGKLLIQSKNPDLNQSAGYILGKFEQPSLCSKGWKHNKSFGDYFTINNIKTVAPYVTQKQDEEVEQKTSVTFMNLHICKELVEVLDRINITHPTTVQLQTIPKVMKGHNILCAAETGSGKTLSYLLPIVHRLQADKESQMYAGSSRKIQTLVLVPSRELAEQVASVSRTLCAPFGLLTRTVGGGRGVGHIKMVFKRNHPDILVATPGALVKALRRRCLDLDELSFFVVDEADTMFDPSFSDMLESILHHTNIASNPKQTRGPGRKAQLLVVGATFPGGVGEVLSQVTDLGSMVVIKSKMLHFLMPHVKQTFLKVKGSEKILELHQKLKLLQQEKGGGSVLVFCNKSATVNWLGYSLEEMGVQHSRLQGEMPATVRAGIFHSFQKGMVDVLICTDIASRGLDTSGVRLVVNYDFPESHTDYIHRAGRVGRAGGVEDGEVLSLVTHPWDVELVQKIETAARRRTSLPGMESDIHEPKPKVVEAQE